A section of the Hugenholtzia roseola DSM 9546 genome encodes:
- a CDS encoding UvrD-helicase domain-containing protein produces the protein MQLTAEQQAILATDQDLTIEAAAGAGKTTTLLEYAASRPPESLILYLAFNKITKEEAQMRVARKNLHNVWVETAHALAYRLMKKQFAQPLVAALPLWQLKAALDTKNHASVYHALQWATAFCHSQEKKVAEVPYLEGLSERNSFDFVCKYEAQILRQARLILAFQEQGKLPLTHDFYLKKYQLSNPILNFDYILFDEGQDASPVMLDIFFRQKAKKILVGDSNQQIYSWRNAINALQDSPFERKFLTESFRFNTKIAEKAQEIINWKKIGNPNFESKNFQGAPQAINSTQPDALIARTNLELLERAISEIFHKKSINRYHFEGDLASYTYIENGASILDLLQLRQNNLKAIQDPIIRQMRSFEELSHYANCTDEKQLKFLLEIVRKYGNELPFLLKKLQENHLKVEEKKWAEMVFATAHRAKGNEYRRVHLTADFINKGQILTLKKENKLDLKTQEKIKEEINILYVAVTRAQEDCIFYD, from the coding sequence ATGCAACTTACCGCCGAGCAGCAAGCCATCTTAGCCACTGACCAAGACCTAACCATCGAGGCTGCCGCAGGCGCAGGCAAAACCACAACCCTACTCGAATATGCCGCCAGCCGTCCGCCCGAAAGTCTAATTTTGTATTTGGCTTTCAATAAAATCACAAAAGAGGAGGCGCAGATGCGGGTGGCGCGAAAAAATCTGCACAATGTGTGGGTAGAAACCGCACATGCTTTGGCGTACCGACTGATGAAAAAACAATTTGCACAGCCTTTGGTGGCAGCACTTCCGCTTTGGCAGCTAAAAGCGGCCTTGGACACAAAAAACCATGCCAGCGTGTATCATGCCCTGCAATGGGCAACTGCATTTTGTCATAGCCAAGAAAAAAAAGTAGCAGAAGTGCCTTATTTAGAAGGACTTAGCGAAAGAAATTCCTTTGATTTTGTTTGTAAATATGAGGCGCAAATCCTAAGACAAGCGCGTCTGATTTTGGCGTTTCAGGAGCAGGGGAAATTACCCCTAACGCATGATTTTTATTTAAAAAAATACCAACTTTCAAATCCTATCTTAAACTTTGATTATATCTTATTTGACGAAGGACAAGATGCCTCGCCTGTCATGCTCGATATTTTTTTCAGACAAAAGGCGAAAAAAATTTTAGTGGGCGATTCAAATCAGCAAATTTATAGTTGGCGAAATGCCATCAACGCCCTGCAAGATAGCCCTTTTGAGCGAAAATTTCTTACAGAAAGTTTTAGATTTAATACCAAAATTGCAGAAAAAGCACAAGAGATTATAAATTGGAAAAAAATAGGAAACCCAAACTTTGAAAGTAAAAACTTTCAAGGCGCACCGCAAGCGATAAACAGCACACAACCCGATGCCTTAATAGCTCGCACGAATTTGGAACTTTTAGAACGCGCCATTTCTGAAATTTTCCACAAAAAAAGCATCAATCGCTACCATTTTGAAGGCGATTTGGCTTCTTATACCTACATCGAAAATGGCGCGTCCATCTTGGACTTATTACAATTAAGGCAAAACAATTTAAAGGCGATTCAAGACCCTATTATCCGACAGATGCGTTCTTTTGAAGAATTGAGCCATTATGCAAACTGCACAGATGAAAAACAACTCAAATTTTTATTAGAAATTGTACGAAAATATGGAAACGAATTGCCCTTTTTACTCAAAAAATTACAAGAAAATCATCTAAAAGTAGAAGAAAAAAAATGGGCGGAGATGGTCTTTGCCACCGCTCACCGAGCCAAAGGCAATGAGTATAGGCGCGTACATCTGACGGCTGATTTTATTAACAAAGGACAAATTTTGACTTTAAAAAAAGAAAATAAGTTAGATTTAAAAACACAAGAAAAAATCAAGGAAGAAATCAATATCTTGTATGTAGCGGTTACACGCGCACAGGAGGACTGTATTTTTTATGATTAG